The genomic region GGTCCCCGCCGCGACCTGGGTGGAGGACGCGCGATGACCACGCTCAAGAAAACGAAGACCTCGATCCCCGTCGCGGAGCTGATGAGCTCGGGCCACCTGGCCTGCCAGGGCTGCGGCGCGACGATGGCGATGCGCTACGCGCTTAAGGGGCTGGGCGACCGGACCGTCATGGTCGTGCCCGCCTGCTGCTGGACCGTGATCTCCGGGGCGAACCCGCGCAGCTCGATCAATCTTCCCCTGCTGCACAGCCCCTTCGCCGCGGCCGCGGCGACGGCGACCGGCGTCAAGGCCGGCCTCGTCTCGCGCGGCGACCGCGAGACGACCGTCGTGGCCTGGGCCGGGGACGGCGGCACCTTCGACATCGGCATCCAGGCGCTGTCCGGCGCGGCCGACCGCGACGAGGACATCCTCTACGTCTGCTACGACAACGAGGCCTACATGAACACCGGCGTCCAGCGCAGCGGCGGCACGCCCTCCGGCGCCTGGACGATGTCGACTCCGGCCGGCAGCGCGCGCCCGAAGAAGGACCTCGACGCGATCATGCTGGCCCACCACATCCCCTATTTCGCGACCGCCACGCCCGCCTACGCCGAGGACATGGTGCGCAAGTTCGCCAAGGCGAGGACCGTCAAGGGCTTCCGCTTCATCCATATCCTGTCCCCGTGCCCCCCCGGCTGGAAGACCGACCCGATGGACAGCACGAAGCTGTCCCGCCTGGCCGTGCAGACCGGCCTCTTCCGCCTTTACGAGGTGGAGGAGGGCGTGACGCGCCTGAACATGAACGTCACCAACCGCAAGCCCGTCGAGGAGTACCTGAAGGCGCAGGGCCGCTTCAAGAGCATGCCCGCCGGGGAGATCGCCGCGATCCAGCGCCGGGTCGACGCGGCCTGGGAGCCGGAGAAGGGACGGCCGTCATGACGCGCAAGAGCAAGTGCGTCGAGTGCCGCCACTGCGAGACGCTCATCGATCCCAAGAAAGGCTCGCGCCATCACTGCGCGCGCAAGAACCGCGTCCTGCCGGCCAACATCACGTCGCGTCCGGCGTGCGACCGCTTCGAGCCTCCGAAGCCGTCCGGGCACTGGGGCCCCTAGCCGCTTCCCCGACGACTTTCGTATCCTCATCCGCACGCTGGAGAAAACCATGCCCACCGCCGCCGCCGCCGAAAAATTCACGCTGAGGCCCCGCCGCGCCGTCTACCTGAAGCCCGAGCCCGCCGCCTTCGAGGGCGTCGAGACGCTCGAGGCGATGGACGCCGCCTACCGCGCGCTGTGCGCGATCCTCTTCAACTACGTGCCGAACTCCGGCCATCCCGGCGGCAGCATCTCCTCTGGGCGCATCGTCTCCTCGCTCCTCTACAAGAACCTCCGCTACGACTTCTCCCGGCCGGACGCGATCGACAACGACGTGCTCGTCTACGCCGCGGGCCACAAAGCGATGGGCCTCTACGGCATGTACGCGCTGCGCGACGAGTGGGTCCGCATCGCCCGCCCCGACCTCCTGCCCGCCGAGCGCCGCCGCCTGCGCCTCGAGGACCTCCTGGGCTTCCGCCGCAACCCGACGCAGTCGACGCCGCTCTTCCGCCGGTTCAAGTGCATGGCCCTGGACGGCCATCCGACCCCGATGACGCCCTTCGTGCCCGTCGCAACCGGCGCCTCCGGCGTCGGCGACTGCACCGGCGTCGGCCTGGCGCTGGCGGCGATGGACGCCTTCGGACCGAAGTGCCCGCGCGTCCACATCCTCGAGGGGGAAGGCGGCATGACCGCCGGGCGCGTGCACGAGGCGCTGGCCACCGCGGCCACCGCGGGGCTCTCGAACGCGATCATGCACCTGGATTGGAACCAAGCCTCGATCGACTCCGACCGCGTGACCGCCGAGGGCGACAAGCCCGGCGACTACGTGCAGTGGGACCCGCGCGAGCTGCTGTACATGAACGACTGGAACCTCGTCGAGGCCGGCGACGGCAGCGACTTCCGGCGCGTGCTGGCCGCGCAGCAGGCGGCGCTGTCGCTGAACAACGGCCAGCCCACCGCGATCGTGTACCGCACGACGAAGGGCTGGAAGTACGGCATCGAGGGCAAGGGCTCGCACGGCGCGGGCCACGCCTTCTGCTCGGACCCCTTCTACAAGGCCGTCGAGCCCTTCGAGGCGGCGTTCGGCGTCAAGCTCCCGCGCTTCGACGGCGAGAAGACCCCGGACCGCGTCGAGGCGGCGTACTGGGAGACCCTGCTGACGATGCGCAAGGCGTTCGAGACGAAGCGCCCCGACGTGGCCCGCTTCGCCGGCGAGCGCGTGGCCGAGGCGGCCGAGGCGACGCCGAAGGGACGCGCCGTGCGCGCCGGCGGGCCCGACCTGGCGGCGCTGTACGCGTCGGACCTCGGGGCCGAGGTCACCCCCGAGCCGCTCAAGCTCGAGGCCGGCAAGGCCGCGACCATCCGCGGCGCCCTGGGCGACGCGCTCGGCTACCTCAACTCCGTCACCAAGGGCGCCTTCATCGCGTGCGCGGCCGACCTGGCCGAGTCCACGAGCGTCGCGCCGATCAACAAGGCCTTCGCCAAGGGCTGGTTCCACGCCAAGAACAACCCCGTCTCGCGCCTGATCTCCGTCGGCGGCATCTGCGAGGACGCGATGGGCGGCGTGATGGCCGGGGCGTCGAGCCTGGGCCTGCACATCGGCGTGTCGAGCTCGTACTCCGCCTTCATCGCCGCGCTCGAGCACGTCCCCGCGCGCCTGCACTCCATCGGCCAGCAGATGCGCCACGAGGCGACGGGCGAGCCCAACCGGACCTGGATCATGGTCAACGCCCACGCCGGCCCGCTCACCGGCGAGGACGGCCCGACGCACGCCTGCCCGCAGGCCCTGCAGCTGCTGCAGGACAACTTCCCCAAAGGCTCCTTGATCACGCTCACGCCCTGGGACCCGTCCGAGGTGTGGCCGCTGATCATCGCCTCCCTTCGCGCCCGCCCCGCCGTGCTGGCTCCGTTCGTCACGCGCCCGGCCTGCCCGGTGCCGGACCGCGCGAAGCTCGGCCTGCCGCCCGCGTCCGCGGCGACGAAGGGGATCTACGCGGTGCGCCGCGGCGGCAAGAAGACGGTCGTCCTGCAGGGTCACGGCGTGGCGCACCACTTCATGCGCGACGTCCTGCCCAAGCTCGACGCCGCGGGCGTCAAGCTCAACGTCTTCTACGTCGCCAGCGCCGAGCTCTACGACCGGCTCAGCCCCGCCGAGAAAGAGGAAGTCTTCCCGCCCGAGATGGCCTTCAACTCGATGGGCATCACGGACTTCACCTTGGCCACGATGTGGCGCTGGGTGCGCTCCGACGCGGGCCAGGCGGCCACGCTCTATCCCTCGAAGACCTTGGGCTACCTCGGCAGCGGCTCCGGCGACAAGGTCCTGGAGCAGGCGGGCCTGACCGGCGCCGGGCAGCTGGCGGCGATCACGGCTTGGGTCAACAGCGTCGAGTCCAAGGGCTGAACGACGAAGCTCGGCTGACGGGGAACAATAGTTGGATCGCATGAAGGAGTGCCCCCGCGCCTGTCGACTTCTCCTATCGCCGGCGCATCGTCGCCCGCATGACCATCACCGGCACCGAGATCACGGCCGAGTCGACCTGCTCGGGATAGCGACGCGCCAGTTCGCGCGCGGCCTTCGCCGGATCGTCGAGTTTGGAGACGTCAAGCTTCACCCAGAGCCCCGACATCGCGGGATTGCGGTACACCTCCAGGCGGTAGCCATCCGGCAGCAAGGCCGCGAGGGACTGGGCCTCGTCGGAATAAACGAAGGGGCTAAAGAGCACCGTCGCGGAGGCTCCGTCCGATATTCCATAGACTTCCGAGACGTTGGGCCGGCCGCGCAGCGCCTGGAAAACGCGCGACTTCCGGAGACCGAACTGAATGCGGTCGAGCAACCCTTCCGGCGCGGGCGGCAGGCGCACGGTCGCCGCCCGGACGGCCTCGTTGTCCTGGCAGCCCAGCACCGGCAGGCCCAACTCGGCGATGAACCTATCCGCGCGCCGTCGCGTCTCGGCGGCGTCGGCGCCCTTGAATGGAGCCATCTTGAGCGTCACCTGCATGAACGGCGCGGACGGCCCGGGGGCGGCGAACGCGCAAACCGCGATCAACACGATCAGAGCGCCTCTCACGGCCAAAGCATAGCCCCCAGCCCGTTTGATTCAATGCCGACGAATGTTGCCGACCGAAAATGACACCAACCTCAAATGGAATTGACAAAACAGGATATCGGGGCAACACTGTTATCGTCACCCCGCCCCCTTGCGGTCCCGGAGAACGACCATGAATGCGCTTCGCCACCCCTCGCGAATCCTTCTCGCACTTGTCTGCCTGTCCGGTTCCCTCCGCGCGGGCGTAGTCGGGCCAAAGCCCCTGACCGCCGCGATCGGGATGATGCAGTCTGTGCCGGCTTTCCGGGCCTCGGTGCTAGAGCAGGTCGGATTTCTCGGTTCGCTGAGCGCTCTGCCGGCTCCCTCGCTGTCGCCGTTCGTGTCGGCCGTGCCGTCGGCCTCGGACCCCTGGCGCGTGCCGGCGACGCAGCTCGTCGGAGCGCTGGCGGCCCAACCTCAGGCCATCGCCGCCCATCAAGACGACCTGCGTGCGGCGCTAGGAAAACAGGGCGCTGAATCGCTGATGAAGTCCTCGGCGCGTCTACAGGCGCGCGCCTCCAAGGACTCGGGACTGCGCGCTCAACTCAACGATCTCAGATCGGAACTCGACCTCAACGACACTGAGGCCATCCAAGAACTTGGCACGCGTCTGAACGCCTTATTTGAGAACTCAAAATCCCACCCGGAAGACGCTTTAAGGAGCGCTGTCGCAGGCGCTGATTCCTCGCAGAAGAAAATTCCCGTCTCGTGGAAATTG from Elusimicrobiota bacterium harbors:
- a CDS encoding pyruvate synthase subunit beta, which codes for MTTLKKTKTSIPVAELMSSGHLACQGCGATMAMRYALKGLGDRTVMVVPACCWTVISGANPRSSINLPLLHSPFAAAAATATGVKAGLVSRGDRETTVVAWAGDGGTFDIGIQALSGAADRDEDILYVCYDNEAYMNTGVQRSGGTPSGAWTMSTPAGSARPKKDLDAIMLAHHIPYFATATPAYAEDMVRKFAKARTVKGFRFIHILSPCPPGWKTDPMDSTKLSRLAVQTGLFRLYEVEEGVTRLNMNVTNRKPVEEYLKAQGRFKSMPAGEIAAIQRRVDAAWEPEKGRPS